The following are encoded in a window of Harmonia axyridis chromosome 7, icHarAxyr1.1, whole genome shotgun sequence genomic DNA:
- the LOC123684922 gene encoding achaete-scute complex protein T8-like, protein MSSSLNIIACNTVHKNVLQQSNNQQKDYQQHFPAKNFSKDEILLTNPARKKTMKTSAKDGMKSNPQILAVARRNARERNRVKQVNNGFANLRERIPNFIAASYESGRGNNKKLSKVETLRMAVEYIRSLEDLLALDDHEVESLPKASYPSPTYSGSPNLHHQKTSYQFSDMSASADEEMSNTSSPPPQYVRINTLTNTYEILPSQMYEDSENLVPLSAAGHLLSDGNLIHPSDLDFKVQDMNLLNGADSRDSLSPEIYSDQSFSPENIQRYQQSKCFVPIFDQFVSDNAKFNLENIKQEDFDESVLSSSGETHFPDVHKGMTNPMQWWDNHTAISGS, encoded by the coding sequence ATGTCATCATCGTTAAACATCATCGCCTGCAACACGGTCCACAAAAATGTGCTCCAACAGTCCAACAACCAGCAGAAAGACTACCAGCAGCACTTCCCCGCCAAGAACTTCTCCAAGGATGAGATACTCCTGACGAACCCTGCTCGGAAAAAAACCATGAAAACCTCTGCTAAGGACGGGATGAAGTCGAATCCTCAAATTCTAGCTGTTGCCAGGCGCAACGCCCGCGAGCGGAACCGTGTGAAACAAGTGAACAACGGTTTCGCGAACCTTCGAGAACGTATACCCAATTTCATAGCCGCCTCCTACGAATCTGGCAGGGGAAACAACAAGAAACTGAGCAAGGTGGAAACTTTACGTATGGCTGTTGAGTACATAAGGAGTTTAGAAGATCTGCTTGCCCTCGATGACCACGAAGTGGAATCTCTACCCAAGGCTTCGTATCCCAGTCCAACTTACTCGGGATCCCCCAATTTACACCACCAAAAGACGAGTTATCAGTTTTCCGATATGTCTGCAAGTGCCGACGAAGAAATGTCCAACACTTCCTCACCACCTCCTCAATACGTTCGTATAAATACACTAACAAACACTTACGAAATATTACCGTCTCAAATGTACGAAGACAGTGAGAATTTAGTGCCTTTAAGTGCTGCAGGACACTTACTTTCTGACGGTAACCTCATCCATCCCTCAGATTTGGACTTTAAAGTGCAAGACATGAATCTGTTAAATGGTGCCGATAGTAGAGACTCTCTTTCACCTGAAATTTACAGTGATCAATCCTTTTCACCTGAGAACATTCAAAGGTACCAACAATCCAAGTGTTTCGTCCCCATTTTCGATCAGTTTGTGAGCGATAACGCTAAGTTTAACTTGGAGAACATTAAGCAGGAAGACTTCGATGAGTCTGTGTTGTCTTCTTCTGGCGAGACTCACTTTCCTGATGTACACAAGGGTATGACAAATCCTATGCAGTGGTGGGACAATCATACGGCGATTTCAGGCAGCTAG